Proteins from one Oncorhynchus tshawytscha isolate Ot180627B linkage group LG16, Otsh_v2.0, whole genome shotgun sequence genomic window:
- the LOC112215791 gene encoding prostaglandin E synthase 3 isoform X1 codes for MHPATAKWYDRRDSVYIEFCVADSKDVKINFEKAKFAFSCLGGTDQVKHENEVDLFEAIDQNESMHKRTDRSVLCCLRKAEPGKPWLRLTKEKAKLTWLSVDFNNWKDWEDDSDEELGNFDRFSEVGDGDMAFNTQEAMAKMMNNMGGEDDLPDLDGADDDESADSDDEKMPDLE; via the exons AT GCATCCAGCGACTGCTAAGTGGTATGACAGACGGGACTCCGTCTACATCGAGTTCTGCGTAGCGGACAGCAAGGATGTCAAGATCAATTTCGAGAAAGCAAAGTTTGCTTTCAG TTGTCTTGGAGGAACTGACCAAGTCAAACACGAGAATGAAGTAGACCTTTTCGAAGCCATTGATCAAAAT gaatccaTGCACAAACGCACAGATCggtcagtgttgtgttgtttgcGAAAAGCAGAACCTGGGAAGCCGTGGCTGAGGCTAACAAAAGAGAAGGCTAAG CTAACTTGGCTCAGTGTCGACTTTAACAACTGGAAAGACTGGGAGGACGATTCGGATGAGGAGCTAGGCAACTTCGATCGTTTCTCAGAGGTAGGAGATGGGGATATGGCGTTCAACACACAAGAAGCAATGGCTAAA ATGATGAACAACATGGGAGGGGAAGATGACCTACCTGATCTAGATGGTGCTGATGAT
- the LOC112215791 gene encoding prostaglandin E synthase 3 isoform X2 — translation MHPATAKWYDRRDSVYIEFCVADSKDVKINFEKAKFAFSCLGGTDQVKHENEVDLFEAIDQNESMHKRTDRSVLCCLRKAEPGKPWLRLTKEKAKLTWLSVDFNNWKDWEDDSDEELGNFDRFSEMMNNMGGEDDLPDLDGADDDESADSDDEKMPDLE, via the exons AT GCATCCAGCGACTGCTAAGTGGTATGACAGACGGGACTCCGTCTACATCGAGTTCTGCGTAGCGGACAGCAAGGATGTCAAGATCAATTTCGAGAAAGCAAAGTTTGCTTTCAG TTGTCTTGGAGGAACTGACCAAGTCAAACACGAGAATGAAGTAGACCTTTTCGAAGCCATTGATCAAAAT gaatccaTGCACAAACGCACAGATCggtcagtgttgtgttgtttgcGAAAAGCAGAACCTGGGAAGCCGTGGCTGAGGCTAACAAAAGAGAAGGCTAAG CTAACTTGGCTCAGTGTCGACTTTAACAACTGGAAAGACTGGGAGGACGATTCGGATGAGGAGCTAGGCAACTTCGATCGTTTCTCAGAG ATGATGAACAACATGGGAGGGGAAGATGACCTACCTGATCTAGATGGTGCTGATGAT